The following are encoded together in the Macrobrachium nipponense isolate FS-2020 chromosome 14, ASM1510439v2, whole genome shotgun sequence genome:
- the LOC135226245 gene encoding uncharacterized protein LOC135226245, whose protein sequence is MILLKKKLLNNEVIAHKKVSKLMVKLEQNKELKKEYQKVFDSYESDHMIEEVPRREISGVNPVYYMPHRPVVKLSSSSTKIRPVFDASASCYNGVSLNDCLSSGPSLNPDLVEVLIRFRRWPIAVTADIRKAFLQISVQEKDRDVHRFLWPRDDGTIRHMRFTRVPFGNTASPFLLNATIKHHLDKYPPTSVVQD, encoded by the coding sequence ATGATTCTGctaaagaaaaaacttttgaataatgAAGTCATAGCCCATAAAAAGGTAAGTAAGCTAATGGTTAAGTTAGAACAAAATAAGGAGCTTAAGAAAGAGTATCAAAAAGTGTTTGATagttatgagtctgatcacatgatAGAAGAGGTACCAAGACGGGAAATTTCAGGTGTGAATCCAGTGTACTATATGCCTCATCGTCCAGTAGTGAAGTTAAGCAGTTCAAGTACTAAGATAAGGCCTGTGTTTGATGCCTCTGCCTCTTGTTACAATGGTGTATCATTGAATGACTGTTTGTCCTCAGGCCCATCACTCAATCCTGACTTGGTTGAGGTGCTCATTCGCTTTCGTCGTTGGCCCATTGCTGTTACAGCTGATATAAGAAAGGCATTTCTGCAAATTAGTGtacaagagaaagacagagatgtTCATAGATTTTTGTGGCCAAGAGACGATGGTACAATACGGCACATGAGATTCACACGTGTACCCTTTGGTAACACAGCGAGCCCATTTCTGTTAAATGCCACTATCAAACATCATTTGGATAAGTATCCCCCCACTAGTGTAGTGCAAGATTGA